Part of the Kitasatospora sp. NBC_00374 genome is shown below.
CGGCAGGGGCGGTTGTGCCGTCTCGACCTCTCCGCCGCGGCCCACCCGGTGACCACCGCCCGTGAGTGGGCGAGGAGCGTCCTCTCACGATGGCAGATCGGTTCGCCGCTCGACGAGGACGTGGTGCTCGTCGTCTCCGAGCTCGTCGCGAACGCGATGATGCACGCCGGCGCGGTGCGCGAGCTGCACCTGCTGTGGCTCGACCGTCGGACCGTACGCATCGAGGTCACCGACACCAGCCGGACAGCCCCGTCGCCCATGCAGCCGCGCCGGGGGCGGCCCGGCGGTCACGGACTCGTGATCGTCCGGACACTGTGCCGTTCCTGGGGGACCGTACCGCGCGCGGCGGGCAAGACCGTGTGGGCCGAGCTCGTCGGGTCGTGGCAGCCCGGGGCGTGACGGACGGACCGTCACACCCCGGGCAGCCGGCTACCAGCGGTATCAGCGGGTACGACCGCCACCGGCACCACGGGCCACGAAGCCCACCAGCCACAGCACCAGCACGGCGAGCGCAACCCACCACAGGACGTGCAGGGCGAATCCGGCGCCGAACAGCACCAGGGCGAGAAGAAGCACCAGCAACAGGGGAATCATGGTGAACACCTCCGGACCAACGCGCCTGCCCCGATTTCCGGCGGCCAAGCGGAGAACACGTCAGCCGGTGGCCGCGAGCGACTGGTGTGCGGCCGCGAACGCGGCCTCGGCGGTGAGTCCGAACTCGTGTAGAGGCGCTGGAAGTTGGC
Proteins encoded:
- a CDS encoding ATP-binding protein, producing MSDRTFLGTGGVERRQGRLCRLDLSAAAHPVTTAREWARSVLSRWQIGSPLDEDVVLVVSELVANAMMHAGAVRELHLLWLDRRTVRIEVTDTSRTAPSPMQPRRGRPGGHGLVIVRTLCRSWGTVPRAAGKTVWAELVGSWQPGA
- a CDS encoding hydrophobic protein, with translation MIPLLLVLLLALVLFGAGFALHVLWWVALAVLVLWLVGFVARGAGGGRTR